From the genome of Pseudomonas sp. WJP1:
AGCTCGGCCTGCTTGTCGCGCAGGGTCAGGTCCAGGGCCGGGGCGAAGCCGGAGATGGCGTCCAGCACTTCTTCAACGCTTGGCTTGGTCGACAAAGGCTTGCCGATCAGTACCGCGATTTCCGCTTCGTAATGCACCGAGCCACGCTCGGTCGGAATGCTGAAACCGCCTTCCAGCGGCACCACACAACTGCCCGGCTTGATGAACAGCAGCGGCTCGGTCGGTACCGGGTTGTCCAGTTCCTTGGCGTGTTCGGCGTAGTTACGGCCGATGCACACCACTTTCCCCAGCGGGAAGTGAATACGCGTACCGTCGACATACTGGTGCTGATAGCTCATGGACCGACTCCTGGTTCGTAGCTCTTAAAGTCAAACAGCGAAAATCTTGCCCGGGTTCATGATCCCGTTCGGATCGAACACCGCCTTGACCGCTTTCATGTACTCGATCTCGACCGGGGAACGGCTGTAGGTCAGGTAATCACGTTTGGTCATGCCCACGCCGTGTTCGGCGGAAATCGAGCCGTTGTACTTCTCGACGGTTTCGAACACCCACTTGTTCACGGTGGCGCACTTGGCGAAGAACTCGTCCTTGCTCAGGTTTTCCGGCTTGAGGATGTTCAGGTGCAGGTTGCCGTCGCCGATGTGGCCAAACCAGACGATTTCGAAGTCCGGGTAGTGTTCGCCGACGATCGCGTCGATTTCCTTGAGGAACGCCGGGACTTTCGACACGGTTACCGAAATGTCGTTTTTGTACGGCGTCCAGTGGGAAATGGTTTCGGAGATGTATTCGCGCAGTTTCCACAGGTTCTGCAGCTGGGTTTCGCTCTGGCTCATCACGCCGTCCAGGACCCAGCCCTGCTCGACACAGTGCTCAAAGGTTTCCAGGGCGTGGTTGGCCACTTCTTCAGTGGTCGCTTCGAATTCCAGCAGCGCGTAGAACGGGCAATCGGTTTCGAATGGCGCCGGCACGTCACCACGGCCCATGACCTTGGCCAGGGCTTTGTCGGAGAAGAACTCGAAAGCGGTCAGGTCGAGCTTGCTCTGGAAGGCATGCAGCACCGGCATGATCGAGTCGAAATCGGTGGTGCCGAGGACCATGGCGGTGAGGTTTTTCGGTGCGCGATCCAGGCGCATGGTCGCTTCGACCACGAAACCGAGGGTGCCTTCGGCGCCGATGAACAGCTGACGCATGTCGTAGCCGGTGGCGTTCTTGATCAAGTCGCGGTTCAGTTCCAGCACGTCGCCCTTGCCGGTGACGACTTTCATGCCGGCCACCCAGTTACGGGTCATGCCGTAGCGAATCACCTTGATCCCGCCGGCATTGGTGCCGATATTGCCGCCAATCTGGCTCGAACCTGCCGAAGCGAAATCCACTGGGTAGTACAGGCCCTTTTCTTCGGCCACGTTCTGCAGATGCTCGGTGACCACGCCCGGCTGGCAAACGGCGGTGCGGTCGGTCAGGTTCACGTCGAGGATCTGGTTCATGTAGTCGAAGGACACGACTACTTCGCCATTGGCCGCCACAGCCGCGGCGGAAAGGCCGGTGCGGCCGCCGGAAGGCACCAGCGCCACCTTGTGTTTATTGGCCCACAGGACAATGGCCTGGACCTGCTCGGTGGTCTTGGGGAACACGATGGCGGTCGGGGCCGGGGCGAAATGCTTGGTCCAATCCTTACCGTAAGCATTCAGGGAGTCGGCATCGGTCAGCACCTTGCCAGGCTCAACCAGGGTCTTCAGCTCATCAATCAGGGCAGGATTGGTCATCGACAGAACTCTCGAACAATTCATGGTCATCCTGAGAACGCTTCACGTCGCAGGAATGAGTGTTTAGCGGGGTGCATATGCTAGCATACCGACCCCGCAGGGTAGTGCCCAAAGGCTGTTCTGCGGTGACGGCATTCTTGCCGTCCGGGTCAGCATCTGTTGACCATTTCCTGCCAATTTTCTCCGGGATACAGGTTTACGCAGATGAGCAAGACTTCTCTCGATAAGAGCAAGATCAAGTTCCTTCTTCTCGAAGGCGTCCACCAATCGGCTGTCGACGTCCTCAAGGCGGCGGGCTACACCAGCATCGAGTACCTCACAGGTTCTCTGCCGGAAGCCCAGCTAAAGGAAAAGATCGCTGATGCTCACTTCATCGGCATTCGCTCGCGCACTCAACTGACCGAAGAGATCTTCGATCACGCGAAGAAGCTCGTGGCTGTAGGGTGTTTCTGCATCGGCACCAACCAGGTCGACCTGAGTGCCGCCCGTGAACGCGGTATCGCCGTGTTCAACGCGCCGTACTCCAACACCCGCTCCGTTGCCGAGCTGGTGCTGGCCGAAGCGATCCTGTTGCTGCGCGGTATCCCTGAGAAGAACGCTTCCTGCCACCGTGGCGGCTGGATCAAGAGCGCGGCGAACTCCTTCGAGATCCGCGGCAAGAAGCTGGGCATCGTCGGCTACGGCTCGATCGGCACTCAACTGTCGGTCCTGGCCGAAGGCCTGGGGATGCAGGTGTACTTCTACGACACCGTGACCAAGCTGCCACTGGGTAACGCCACCCAGGTCGGCAACCTGCACGAGCTGCTGGGCATGTCCGACATCGTCACCCTGCACGTACCGGAAACCGCTGCCACCCAGTGGATGATCGGCGAGAAGGAAATCCGCGCCATCAAGAAGGGCGGCATCCTGATCAACGCCGCACGCGGCACCGTGGTCGAGCTGGACGCCCTGGCGGATGCGATCAAGGACAAGCACCTGATCGGCGCGGCCATCGACGTGTTCCCGGTGGAGCCACGCTCCAACGACGAAGAGTTCGAAAGCCCGCTGCGTGGCCTGGACAACGTGATCCTGACCCCGCACATCGGTGGTTCCACCGCTGAGGCGCAGGCCAACATCGGCCTGGAAGTAGCGGAAAAGCTGGTCAAGTACAGCGACAACGGTACTTCGGTATCGTCCGTCAACTTCCCGGAAGTGGCACTGCCGGCTCACCCTGGCAAGCACCGCCTGCTGCACATCCACGAGAACATCCCGGGTGTGATGAGCGAGATCAACAAGGTCTTCGCCGAAAACGGCATCAACATTTCCGGTCAGTTCCTGCAGACCAACGAGAAAGTCGGCTACGTGGTGATCGACGTAGATGCCGAATACTCGGACCTGGCGCAGCAGAAGCTGCAACACGTCAAGGGCACCATTCGTAGCCGTGTGTTGTTCTAACAGCATCGAGTGGTTGTAAAAAAGGGAGCCCCTCGCAGGGGCTCCCTTTTTTTATTTAACGTTGACCGTGATTTTCTCGGAAACAATCGGTGGATCGAACACCGTGTGATTTTTGTCGCCCAGAATCAGTTGTAGCGTGTGCTTACCCGGTGTCAGTGTGACTTCAGCCTGGGTTTGTGCCTTGCCGAAGTGCACGTGATTGGCATCGACCGGGATCGTCTGCCCGGCGGCGGGCAACTCGTCAACGTCGATCAGCAAATGATGATGCCCAGTATTCTTGGTGGCATCCCCCGCCGGCGCCAACGCAATATTCTCGACAGCGAATTTGACAACAAAGGTCTGCGGAACCGTGCCACCGTCCTTGGGAGAAACGATGGACACTTCAGCGCCCTGGGGTGCCGGTGTAGCCGCACTGGCCAGCACCGAAACGCCCATCAGCAGGCCAGCCAAAGCAGCACGTGACATAAAGGTTTTCATTCTCTTCTCCAGTTTTTCCGTAAAATCCGCGTGACCATCACAACTTCATGGTCAATCGTTGTCGAAGGCACTCGACAACCATAGCAAAGCGAGCCTGAATCAGAGCATCGCGATAATGATTTCAAAGGAGTGACCATGCGTTTTCTGCCTGGCCTGATCTGCCTGCTACCCCTTTTGAGCCCGCTGGCTCATGCCGAACTGATTGACGACGTGAACGATCGCGGCGAGTTGCGCATTGCCCTTGAGGCTAATAACCCCCCCTTCAGTTTCAAGGAGGATGGCAGGCTCACGGGCTTCGAAGTCGAGTTGGGTCAACTGCTGGCCAACGAACTGGAGGTGCGTGCCGACTTTGTGGTTACCGATTCCAGTGATCTGCTGACCGGCGTGGAAAGTGGCAAATACGACATTGCCATCAACCACATTGCACAGACCCCGGCGCTCGCGGATCGTTTCGACTTCAGCGAACCTTATGTGCAAACCCAAGCGAAATTGATCGCACAGAAAGAAGAACCGCGCTCGATGTTGCTGGTGCAGTCGTTGACAGAACAAAAGCCGAAAGCCCCCCAGGCGGTGAACTTGTCGATTCCGTTCCAGAAGGGCAACCCGGCATTTCACGCCAGCCTGGAAAGCGCGTTGCAACGGATCAAGGCGGATGGGCGCCTGGAGGCGCTGGAGCAGAAGTGGCTGGGGCCGGATGCCAAGCCCTGAAGCCATGTGATACCCCTGTAGGAGTGAGCCTGCTCGCGATGGCGGTCTGACATTCAAGATCAATATTGAATGGACTGGCCTCATCGCGAGCAGGCTCACTCCTACAGTTGATTTGTGTTGAAGGTCAGTCTTGTGCCGTCAATGCCTGCGCCGCTTCAGCCAACTCAAGCTCACTGAAGACTTGCACCCCATGGCGCCTGAGCAGCGCCGCTGTCACGCCCTCGCCACTGACCTTCACCCCGCTAAACGTCCCGTCATAGGTCAGCAGGTTGCCGCACGACGGGCTGTTGGCCTTGAGCACAGCAACGCGGATGCCGTGCTGCTGCACCAGTTCAAGAGCTTGATAAGCCCCCGACAGAAACTGCGCACTGACATCCTCGCCTTCGGTGGTGATCACCGCGGCCTGGCCATCGAGCACTGCACCGCCCTGCCCGCCGGGAATTTCCGCCGCCGCCCGTGGCGTCGGCAGGCCACCGGCAACTTCCGGACACAACGGCACGACCCGACCTTCGTCGATCCACCGCTGCAACTGATCGAAAGGCCCGCTGGCCCCGCCGTCATAACGTACGCGGTGGCCCAGCAGGCAGCGGCTTACCAGTATCTTTTGCATGATCAGAACGGCTCGTTGCCTCGACGCCGGAACCAGCCGGTCAACGACAGGCGCTCACGGCTCGCAGGCAGGACTTCATGGGGGACCTCCCCCGACAGGAACACCACCAGGCATCCGCCGACGGGTACCACATCGTATTGCGCGCCTTCATCCAGGTACATACGCAACTGACCGCCCTGCTCCGGCTGCCAGTCGTCATTGAGGTAGACCACCGCCGATACCATGCGCCGGTCGTCGTCACGAAAGCGGTCGACATGCTTGAGGTAGAAAGCGCCGGGCGGGTACATCGCGAAATGGCTCTCGAAATCCTCCAGCCCCAGGAACAGGCCACGGTTCAGCGCCTCGCGCAGGCTGTCCATCAACGCCAGATAGCTGTCGCAGACCTCGGCCTGGCCGGGCTCGATCCACTGGATATGATCGCCGCGAATCCCCTCGCGTATCTCCGACGACGGCCCTCGACCCACGGCAGCCGGGGCCAGCTCACCTTCGGCCGCACGTTTACGGCACTCGGCCGCCAGCGCTCGGGTCAGATCCTGAGAAAGGAAAATATTCTGCTGCGACCAACCGCTGGTGGCCAGGTCGTCGACGATTTGTAACAGCTGCGGGTGATCAGAAGGTATTTGCATGGCGCGCATAGTATTCCTGCGCCTGAAAATCCGACAGAGCCATGCAGCGGGTTGATACGAATTCTCGACAAGACTGTATGCCACACGGAGAATAGTCGCCTGCTGACAGGAGTCCCTATGCGCCGTTTGCTTTTCTCCCTGCTGATGCTCTGTGTTATGCCCGCCTGGGCAGACGGCCACGACCAACTGTACAAGGTCGCCGGCTGGCCAGAACAACGCGCGCATTTCAACGACGCCCTCTCGGCCGCTCAACAGCGCTACCAAAGCAGCCTGCCACCGGCGGTTTTCCAGGCGCTGGTCGACAACAGCAACCAGCGTTTCGCCCCCAAGGCCGTGGACCAGCGTGCCGAAGCGCAGCTGCGCAAGAACCTCGCCGATCCGAAACCGGCGCTGGCGTTCTTTCAATCGCCACTGGGCAAGAAAATCGTCGCCGCCGAATTACTCGCGACCCGCCGCGATCAACTGGCGAAAAACGCCAAGGGCTTGCCCAAGATGCAGGCCAGCGACAGCCGCCTGCTGATCATCGGCCACCTGGCCCAGGCCCTGCCTGCTCGCGAGGCCGGTGCGGAAGTCAGCCTGGCGATTGCCGGTGTCGCGGCCGACAGCCTCAGCTCGATGATCCCCGGCCTGCTCGGCGCCGGCCAGACCCAAAGCATGCTGAACGGGCAGCGCCAGCGCTTGATGGACCAGATCGGCAGCGACCTGAGCAACACGTTGCTGTACGTCTATCGCGACCTGTCGGATGAGGAACTGGAAGAGTTCGCCACGTTTGCCGAGTCGGCTGAAGGCAAGGCCTATTACCAGGCGGCGCTGGCGGCGATTCGGGCGGGGTTGGCGGTGGGGCAAAGCACTTCGAATCTGACCCAGTGATTCTTGGCGATAGTTAGATCGCTATCGCTAGCAGGCTAGCTCCCACAGGGGGCCGGCGTACACAGATACATTGTGGGAGCCAGCCTGCTGGCGATGAGGGCCTTTCTGTCACTACAGATTCCGGCCCTTGAACCGCTTGGTCAAAAACCCGAAATACTCCCCGCGCAACACCAGCGTTTCATTGGCCAGATGATGCCGTGCCTCGGGCAACATCAGCACCTGAGGCCGGTCGAACTTGGCACGCAGCACCTCAAGGTTATGCTCCCAATCCACCGTCATATCCGCTTGCCCCTGCACAATCAATGGTCGCCTGGTACTTGCCGGCGCGGCTTCGACACGCTTGATCCAGCGCGCCAACGCCCCGACCCATGCCGTCGGGAGTCGCAGCGGCTGCAGCGGATCGGCTTGCAGGAACGGCAAGAACTCCGGGTCGTTGGAGTTCTCGCTGAAGCGTCGGGCAATGGCTTTGACGAAAGGCCTGAGCAGGTAATAGCTCAGTTGCGACCAGCCCCACGCCCGTGGCCGCACCAGCGGCGCCAACAGGATCACCTGCCCCTGGGCCGGACTGCCCGCCCCCGCATTGAGCACATGATCGATCACGATTGCGCCGCCCGTGCTTTGCCCGCACAGATGCCACGGATGCGGCAAATCGAGGGACAACGCCTCGGCAAACAAGCCCTGCAGGGTGTCCTGATACTCGGCGAAGTCCTTGATGCTCGCCCGTTCGCCACTGGAAAGCCCATGGCCCGGCAAGTCGCAGGCAATCACGGCGAAGCCCTGCTCCAGCGCCCACTCGATCACATGCCGGTAGAGACCGGTATGGTCGTAGAAACCGTGAAAGACGAACAGCGTCGCCTTCACCTGCTCCGGCCACCACACCTGGCTGACCACCTCGTAACCATCGACCTGGAAACAACCCAAGGCGCTGCGTACATTGCGCGTCGAGAAGTCCAGCCCATAAAACCGTTGATAAGCCAAGGCCTCCGCTGACAACGGCTGCCCTTGCGCCAGCGGCCGCAGGCTGGCACGCAGATGATCGGGATCGAAGGTCACTGACATGGGCATTCCAGAGCGCGAAACGGACTTTATAGACCTGCGATATTCATCTGTCGCGGCAAGCATGGCAAGCTAGCCGCCCCACAAGGAGTGACCCCATGCGCTCGCCCTATCGCGCCACCCTGATCGCCAGCCTGCTTGCCCTCGTGTGCGCCGGGGTGCTGTGGGCCGCCTACGACTGGTTTCAGGGACGCTACCTGCGGGCCTTCAGCGAGCACACGGCGATGTTCTCCGGTGATCCACTGCGCCTGCCCGACAACCTTGCCGGCCCCGGTGCCATCCGCCTCGTGCATTTCTGGGACCCGGCCTGCCCGTGCAATGTCGGCAATCAACAACACCTGACCGAACTGGTCGAGCGCTATGTCCCGCACGGCGTGGAATTTTATGCGGTGCAAAAGCCCGGTAGCCACGGCCAACTGCCCGCCACCCTCGGCAGCCTGAAAGCCATCGACGTCCTGCCCGGCTCCGAGCAGATTCCCGCCAGCCCCGCCGTGGCGATCTGGGACCGCAACGGCAGGCTGGCCTATTTCGGGCCCTACAGCGAAGGCCTGACCTGCAATTCCAGCAACAGCTTTATCGAACCGATCCTGCAAGCGCTGAACGAAGGTCGCGACGTGAGTGCCACGCACACACTGGCCGTGGGGTGTTACTGCCCGTGGCCTGTCGTCCCGACGAGGTAACCCCGACAGCAAACGAGAATCCCTCCTACGGGCGATGGGCCAAGGCGGCTTGTCGTGTTAAACAGTCTCGCCAGGGAATTGCTGTCACCAATAACAATAAGGAGTCACCATGAAACGTAGCCTGACCGCACTCGGTTTGCTGATCGTCGCGCTCGCCGCCGGTGCCGGTTGGTACGTCTACAGCAAGCAACCGTCACGCCAGGGCATGGTGGAACTGCAGCAGCTGCAAGGTTCGGTCACCGTGCGCTATGACGAGCGCGGCATCCCGCACATCCGTGCCGACAACGAAATCGACCTTTATCGCGCCCTCGGCTATGTCCATGCCCAGGATCGGTTGTTCCAGATGGAGGTCTTGCGCCGCCTCGCCCGTGGCGAACTGGCCGAGGTGCTTGGGCCGAAGCTGCTCGACACCGACAAGTTGATGCGCAGCCTGCGCATTCGCGAACGTGCCGAAACCTACCTGGCGAACATGGACAAGCAATCGCCTGCCTTCCTGGCCCTGCAGGCGTACCTGGACGGCATCAACCAGTACCAGGACAGTCACGCCAAACCCGTAGAGTTCGATGTGCTGGGCATTGCCAAGCGCCCGTTCACTGCGCAGGACACCATCAGCATCGCCGGCTACATGGCCTACAGTTTTGCCGCGGCGTTTCGCACCGAACCGCTGCTGACCTACGTGCGTGATCAATTGGGCGCCGACTATCTGAGCGTCTTCGATCTCGACTGGCAGGCCAAGGGCGTGATGGCGTCCCGACACAGCACGGCCCCGTCGCCCCTCGCCAGCGCCGACTGGAAAGACCTCAACGCCCTCGCCCGCCTGAGCGAACAGGCCCTGGCCGACAACGGTTTGCCGCAGTTCGAGGGCAGCAACGCCTGGGCGGTTGCCGGCAATCGCACCAAAAGCGGCAAGCCGCTGCTGGCTGGTGACCCGCACATCCGCTTTTCCGCGCCGTCGGTGTGGTACGAAGCGCAGCTGTCGGCGCCAGGCTTCGAGCTCTATGGCCATTACCAGGCCCTGATGCCGTTCGCTTCGCTGGGCATGAACCGGGACTTCGGCTGGAGCATCACCATGTTCCAGAACGACGACCTCGACCTGATTGCCGAAAAGGTCAACCCGGACAATCCGAATCAGGTCTGGTATCGCGGCAAATGGGTGGACATGGTCAGCAGCGAACAACAGATCGCGGTCAAGGGCCAGGCCCCGGTCACTTTGACATTGCGCCAGTCACCCCATGGTCCGATCGTCAACGATGCGCTGGGCAACAGCGTCGGCAAGACGCCGATCGCCATGTGGTGGGGTTTTCTCGAAAGCCAGAACCCGATCATCGATGGCTTCTACCAGCTCAACCGCGCCGATACCCTGGCCAAGGCCCGTAGCGCTGCCGCCAAGGTCCAGGCTCCCGGCCTGAACATCGTCTGGGCCAATGCCAAGGGCGACATCGGCTGGTGGGCTGCGGCGCAATTGCCCAAGCGCCCTGCCGGGGTGCGCCCGTGGTTTATCCTCGACGGCAGCACCAGCGATGCCGACAAGGACGGCTTCTACCCGTTCAGCGCCAACCCGCAGGAAGAAAACCCGGCACGGGGCTACATCGTTTCGGCCAACTTCCAGCCGCTGTCGCCGACGGGGATGGAGATCCCCGGTTATTACAACCTCGCCGATCGCGGCCAGCAGCTCAATCGGCAGCTCAGCGACAAGAACGTCAAATGGGATCTGGAAAACAGCCAGCAACTGCAACTGGGCACCACCACCGCCTACGGCCCGCGACTGTTGGCACCCCTGCTGCCGACCCTGCGCGAAGTGGTCAGCGACCCTGCGCAGTTCAAGCTGGTGGAGCAATTGGCCCAGTGGAAAGGCGACTACCCGCTGGATTCCACCAGCGCCACGCTGTTCAACCAGTTCCTGTTCAACCTGGCTGACGCGGCGATGCACGACGACCTGGGCAATGACTTCTTTGAAACGCTGCTCTCGACCCGGGTGGTCGATGCCGCACTGCCGCGCCTGGCGGCGACGCCGGATTCACCGTGGTGGGACAACCGCAATACCCTCGGCAAGGAAACCCGCGCCGACACCGTCAAGGTCGCGTGGCTGGCCAGCATCGCCCACCTCAAGGCCACGCTGGGTGCCGATTTCTCGCAATGGCAATGGGGCAAGGCGCACACGCTGACCCATGGCCACCCACTGGGGCAGCAAAAGCCGCTGGACCGGATCTTCAATGTCGGCCCGTTCGCGGCCCCCGGTACCCATGAAGTGCCGAACAACCTGTCGGCCAAGATCGGCCCGGCACCCTGGCCGGTGACGTACGGGCCATCGACCCGACGCCTGATCGACTTCGCCGACCCGGCCCACAGTTTGACGGTCAACCCGGTTGGCCAGAGTGGTGTGCCGTTCGACAGGCACTTTGATGATCAGGCTGAGGCGTATATCGAGGGGGTTTATTTCCAGGCGCATCTCAATGATGAAGAGGTGACGGCGAATACGAAGAGTACGTTGAAGCTGTTGCCGGCGCGGACAGCTCAGTAAATTTGTTTTGGCTGGACTGGCCTCATCGCCAGCAGGCTGGCTCCCACAGTGGCCCTGTGCACGCAGATCCATTGTGGGAGCCAGCCTGCTGGCGATGAGATCCTCAAGAACAACACAAATTCATGACTCAAACCATCGCAGCAAAGTTCTGCCGAAACTGCTGTGGCGTCACCCCCAGCCTGCGGTTGAACACGCTGCGCATGTGCTGGGCATCGCGGAACCCGCACTGGTAGGCCACGGTCTTGAGCGGGGCGGCGGTGCTTTCCAGCATCACCCGCGCCGCATCCACTCGCGCGCGCTCGACAAACTCGGCCGGGGTGACTTTCGCTTCCTTGGCAAATACCCGGGAAAAGTTGCGTGCACTCATGTTGGCCGCGTTGGCCAGGTCGGCGATGCTCAGGTCACCCGTCAGGTTCGCCAGCACGTAATGCTGGACCATCGCCACGGCGGAGGTCGGCTGCGCGTGGGGCGTGAGAAACGGGCTGAACTGTGACTGCCCGCCCGAACGCTGGGTGAACACCACCAGGCGTTTTGCCACGCTCAGGGCCACGTCTGGCCCGTGATCGCGCCCCAGCAGATACAGCGACAGATCGATCCCGGCCGTCACCCCCGCCGAGGTGAAAAGCTCGCCGTCCTGAACGTAAAGCCGATCGGCTTCGACTCGAGTCGTCGGACACAAATCAGCCAACGCCGCGGCATCGCCCCAATGGGTGGTCACCGTGCGCCCTTCCAGCAATCCTGCCTTGGCGAGCATGAACGCGCCGTTGCAGATCGAGCCATAGCGTTGCGCCCGCGCGCAGGCATCGCGCAGCCAGGCATCGAATGCAGCGCCAAACGTCATGAACGGCAATTGCGGCCCCCCGGCCACCAGTAGCAGGTCATAAGACTCCAGCGCTTCGCTGAAATGCCGATGGGCGTTCAGCGCCAAACCGTTGGAACAGGCCATCACGCCGCGCTCAACGCCAATCACTTCCAGGCGATAGTGATCCTCGGGGGCGAGGAAGCGATTGGCTTCGCAAAACACATCCATGGGGCCGGTGACGTCCAGCGACTGGACGCCGGCGAAGACCACGATGGCGACGGTTTTGTGCATGGTCTGAATCATCTCCAGGACTTAAGTCGGCGCCTTGTGGCCAGGTTGGCGCGATATGCATGCT
Proteins encoded in this window:
- a CDS encoding transporter substrate-binding domain-containing protein, encoding MRFLPGLICLLPLLSPLAHAELIDDVNDRGELRIALEANNPPFSFKEDGRLTGFEVELGQLLANELEVRADFVVTDSSDLLTGVESGKYDIAINHIAQTPALADRFDFSEPYVQTQAKLIAQKEEPRSMLLVQSLTEQKPKAPQAVNLSIPFQKGNPAFHASLESALQRIKADGRLEALEQKWLGPDAKP
- a CDS encoding penicillin acylase family protein — protein: MKRSLTALGLLIVALAAGAGWYVYSKQPSRQGMVELQQLQGSVTVRYDERGIPHIRADNEIDLYRALGYVHAQDRLFQMEVLRRLARGELAEVLGPKLLDTDKLMRSLRIRERAETYLANMDKQSPAFLALQAYLDGINQYQDSHAKPVEFDVLGIAKRPFTAQDTISIAGYMAYSFAAAFRTEPLLTYVRDQLGADYLSVFDLDWQAKGVMASRHSTAPSPLASADWKDLNALARLSEQALADNGLPQFEGSNAWAVAGNRTKSGKPLLAGDPHIRFSAPSVWYEAQLSAPGFELYGHYQALMPFASLGMNRDFGWSITMFQNDDLDLIAEKVNPDNPNQVWYRGKWVDMVSSEQQIAVKGQAPVTLTLRQSPHGPIVNDALGNSVGKTPIAMWWGFLESQNPIIDGFYQLNRADTLAKARSAAAKVQAPGLNIVWANAKGDIGWWAAAQLPKRPAGVRPWFILDGSTSDADKDGFYPFSANPQEENPARGYIVSANFQPLSPTGMEIPGYYNLADRGQQLNRQLSDKNVKWDLENSQQLQLGTTTAYGPRLLAPLLPTLREVVSDPAQFKLVEQLAQWKGDYPLDSTSATLFNQFLFNLADAAMHDDLGNDFFETLLSTRVVDAALPRLAATPDSPWWDNRNTLGKETRADTVKVAWLASIAHLKATLGADFSQWQWGKAHTLTHGHPLGQQKPLDRIFNVGPFAAPGTHEVPNNLSAKIGPAPWPVTYGPSTRRLIDFADPAHSLTVNPVGQSGVPFDRHFDDQAEAYIEGVYFQAHLNDEEVTANTKSTLKLLPARTAQ
- a CDS encoding FAD-binding oxidoreductase, with amino-acid sequence MTNPALIDELKTLVEPGKVLTDADSLNAYGKDWTKHFAPAPTAIVFPKTTEQVQAIVLWANKHKVALVPSGGRTGLSAAAVAANGEVVVSFDYMNQILDVNLTDRTAVCQPGVVTEHLQNVAEEKGLYYPVDFASAGSSQIGGNIGTNAGGIKVIRYGMTRNWVAGMKVVTGKGDVLELNRDLIKNATGYDMRQLFIGAEGTLGFVVEATMRLDRAPKNLTAMVLGTTDFDSIMPVLHAFQSKLDLTAFEFFSDKALAKVMGRGDVPAPFETDCPFYALLEFEATTEEVANHALETFEHCVEQGWVLDGVMSQSETQLQNLWKLREYISETISHWTPYKNDISVTVSKVPAFLKEIDAIVGEHYPDFEIVWFGHIGDGNLHLNILKPENLSKDEFFAKCATVNKWVFETVEKYNGSISAEHGVGMTKRDYLTYSRSPVEIEYMKAVKAVFDPNGIMNPGKIFAV
- the serA gene encoding phosphoglycerate dehydrogenase, whose product is MSKTSLDKSKIKFLLLEGVHQSAVDVLKAAGYTSIEYLTGSLPEAQLKEKIADAHFIGIRSRTQLTEEIFDHAKKLVAVGCFCIGTNQVDLSAARERGIAVFNAPYSNTRSVAELVLAEAILLLRGIPEKNASCHRGGWIKSAANSFEIRGKKLGIVGYGSIGTQLSVLAEGLGMQVYFYDTVTKLPLGNATQVGNLHELLGMSDIVTLHVPETAATQWMIGEKEIRAIKKGGILINAARGTVVELDALADAIKDKHLIGAAIDVFPVEPRSNDEEFESPLRGLDNVILTPHIGGSTAEAQANIGLEVAEKLVKYSDNGTSVSSVNFPEVALPAHPGKHRLLHIHENIPGVMSEINKVFAENGINISGQFLQTNEKVGYVVIDVDAEYSDLAQQKLQHVKGTIRSRVLF
- a CDS encoding DUF2059 domain-containing protein, with the protein product MRRLLFSLLMLCVMPAWADGHDQLYKVAGWPEQRAHFNDALSAAQQRYQSSLPPAVFQALVDNSNQRFAPKAVDQRAEAQLRKNLADPKPALAFFQSPLGKKIVAAELLATRRDQLAKNAKGLPKMQASDSRLLIIGHLAQALPAREAGAEVSLAIAGVAADSLSSMIPGLLGAGQTQSMLNGQRQRLMDQIGSDLSNTLLYVYRDLSDEELEEFATFAESAEGKAYYQAALAAIRAGLAVGQSTSNLTQ
- a CDS encoding DUF6436 domain-containing protein encodes the protein MRSPYRATLIASLLALVCAGVLWAAYDWFQGRYLRAFSEHTAMFSGDPLRLPDNLAGPGAIRLVHFWDPACPCNVGNQQHLTELVERYVPHGVEFYAVQKPGSHGQLPATLGSLKAIDVLPGSEQIPASPAVAIWDRNGRLAYFGPYSEGLTCNSSNSFIEPILQALNEGRDVSATHTLAVGCYCPWPVVPTR
- a CDS encoding DUF523 domain-containing protein, whose protein sequence is MQKILVSRCLLGHRVRYDGGASGPFDQLQRWIDEGRVVPLCPEVAGGLPTPRAAAEIPGGQGGAVLDGQAAVITTEGEDVSAQFLSGAYQALELVQQHGIRVAVLKANSPSCGNLLTYDGTFSGVKVSGEGVTAALLRRHGVQVFSELELAEAAQALTAQD
- a CDS encoding fumarylacetoacetate hydrolase family protein, with the protein product MSYQHQYVDGTRIHFPLGKVVCIGRNYAEHAKELDNPVPTEPLLFIKPGSCVVPLEGGFSIPTERGSVHYEAEIAVLIGKPLSTKPSVEEVLDAISGFAPALDLTLRDKQAELKSKGLPWEIAKSFDGAAVIAPFVSGSTFADLTDIGIRLTINGEVRQDGNSSAMLNPIVPMIQHMAGCFSLQAGDVILTGTPVGVGPLNVGDEIVLELPGASSFSSNVR
- a CDS encoding DUF4399 domain-containing protein; protein product: MKTFMSRAALAGLLMGVSVLASAATPAPQGAEVSIVSPKDGGTVPQTFVVKFAVENIALAPAGDATKNTGHHHLLIDVDELPAAGQTIPVDANHVHFGKAQTQAEVTLTPGKHTLQLILGDKNHTVFDPPIVSEKITVNVK
- a CDS encoding 2OG-Fe(II) oxygenase, whose amino-acid sequence is MRAMQIPSDHPQLLQIVDDLATSGWSQQNIFLSQDLTRALAAECRKRAAEGELAPAAVGRGPSSEIREGIRGDHIQWIEPGQAEVCDSYLALMDSLREALNRGLFLGLEDFESHFAMYPPGAFYLKHVDRFRDDDRRMVSAVVYLNDDWQPEQGGQLRMYLDEGAQYDVVPVGGCLVVFLSGEVPHEVLPASRERLSLTGWFRRRGNEPF
- a CDS encoding alpha/beta hydrolase, giving the protein MSVTFDPDHLRASLRPLAQGQPLSAEALAYQRFYGLDFSTRNVRSALGCFQVDGYEVVSQVWWPEQVKATLFVFHGFYDHTGLYRHVIEWALEQGFAVIACDLPGHGLSSGERASIKDFAEYQDTLQGLFAEALSLDLPHPWHLCGQSTGGAIVIDHVLNAGAGSPAQGQVILLAPLVRPRAWGWSQLSYYLLRPFVKAIARRFSENSNDPEFLPFLQADPLQPLRLPTAWVGALARWIKRVEAAPASTRRPLIVQGQADMTVDWEHNLEVLRAKFDRPQVLMLPEARHHLANETLVLRGEYFGFLTKRFKGRNL